DNA sequence from the Shewanella piezotolerans WP3 genome:
ACCAGCTTTTTCAACGCCTGTTGTTGCTCGCGAAGCTGCTCAACTGATAACGCAGCACTATCGGCTGCTGTCTGCTCTATTTTTTGCTTTAATTCATCAGCAACTTTTATTTGCTCTTGCAGTTTAGTCGTGAGTCCAGAGTATTTTGCTCTAGCTTGAGTAAGCGCCTCTGCGGCCTGGTCCTCAGCTAGTTGGGCTTGTTGCAATTGCTCTTCAGTCGGCAATTGTTGCTCACTTTGAGCAAGGTTAGGATGCTCAGCACTGCCGCAAACTGGGCATGGCTGGCCCACGGTCAACTGTTGGGCCAACATCGCTGCCTGCCCACGGTGCCAAACTAACTTTAGTGTTTGATGCTGAGCCTGTGCTTGGGTAAATACCTGCCGAAGCTGCTGACCTTGGGCTTTTGCAGCTCGCAAAGCAGTCTCTGTGGTTTCAACTTCAGATTTGGCTTTTTGCCAATGAGTAAAACGTTCAATTAATTCACTGTGCCCACTAAGCGCTTGTTGAGCATTCACCAACTCGGCTGCAGCACATTCCAACTGCGGCACTTGCTGCTCCGCCGTTGTTCTTTCAGCTAATAGCCCATCAAGCGCTGCTTTTGCTGCCACACCTTTTTCTTGCGCTTGTTCGCGTTGGCTGCTTGCTAATGCCAAGGCGTTTTGCGCACTATCTAGCCCTTGAAGTTGAGGGACAAGTTGAACTAATTGTTGTTGCTCACTTTGAGTTTGTTGTAGCTTTAGTTCTAATTCTGCCAAGCTGCTATATTGAGTTAGGCTAAGCGCCAAGGCATTTTCAGTTTGCTGCTTGGCAAATCGTGCCTGCGACACCATATGTTGAGCTTGCGATGCTTCGGTATCGCGTGCTAAAGACATCTCAAGCACAGGTTTAAGCTGTAATGCCTTTTGACCAGCGTCTAAACTTGATTGCTGTAGATCAACAGTCTCTTTTCGCGTGGCTAATTCAGTTGCGGTTCGCTTAAGTTTATCTAAGTTTTCAAAATCGTTTAGCAGTAATTTAGCCATTTCAAACTGCTTATTGACCTCAATAAGAGCCAGCTTTGCGGTTTCTTTTTTTTCGGCTGCTACAGCAAGTTTTGGTGCCAGGTTATTAAGCTCATTTGACAGCGCTTCATCAGACTCTACTGCGATATTGTGCAGCATACCGTCACGTTTATTGCGGTGATCCCGCACAGCGCCTTTTATTGCCGCAGCCTTAAACTTAAGTTTATCTTCTATTTTTCGATAAATTTGCGTCTGGAATAACTGGCTAAATATCTTCTCACGATCTTTAGAGTCTGCCATTAGCAACTCTCTAAATTTACCTTGAGGCAATACCATCACTTGCCGAAATTGATCGGCATCGAGTCCGGTGAGTAACTCAATTTCTGTTGTAGCTTCAGACACTTTACTCGGTACAAGTATATGTTCTGTGCCATCGGCATCCAGCTTATAAAGCTGCGCTTCAGGTTTTTGTACTGTATAACCATCGCCACTCTTCTTCGCTCGCGGCTGCTCAGGCACTCGGCGAATACGATATTGATTGTCAGCCAATGCAAACGTAAAAGTGACCTCTGTTAACACATCATCATTGGCTATATCGCAGCGCATCTGGCTGCCTTCACGCTCATCACCGGTGGTTTTTCCATAAAGTGCAAAACAGATAGCATCGAGCAAAGTTGTTTTACCCGCACCTGTTGGGCCATTAATCAAAAACAGTGGATGAACGCCAAGCGCTTCAAAGTCTGTTACTTGTTGGCCACCAAAGGGCCCAAATGCAGACATGGTTAACTTAATCGGCCTCATGCTTGCTCTCCCTTATGCAGGGAATCTATGGTATCGACTATCGCACTGTGCTGCTTTTCAGTTAAAGACTCGCCATACACTTGAGAGAAGAAGTCGCTGAACATATCCAGTTCACCTTTTTTGATATGCTCTTTACCAATATCAAGTTGTTGATTTTGAGCCATTAGGCCAGTTCGCTCAAGGTGTAATACATTGGGGTACACCGCGCGTAATTTCCCCATCGCGTCGAGAATGGCACTTTTATCAAGAAGGCGAACCATTAAGTAATCATCTCGGTTAGGATCAGTTTGTCCCGCAACTAAGATATCCGATAACAGTCCTTCAACGATGCGAACATCTCGCTTGCCATATAGGGGTAACAAACTAATATCTGCTTTGCCAGTCGAGTCAAACTCAACCAAAGTGACTGACTTTTTCTGATTTTGCTCACTAAAGGAATATTTCAACGGCGAGCCTGAATATCGGATCTGTTCACTGCCTTTATATTGAGGTCCGTGCAAATGCCCTAAAGCCGTATATTGATAGTCTGAAAATAAACTTGGTGATATTTTATCGGCGCCGCCGATGCTTATTGGCCTTTCTGAATCGGATTCACTGCCACCATCTAAAAAACAGTGGCTGATCACCACTTTAGGTAGCTCTTTAGCATCATGTTCAGTCACTTGTTCAAGCAGCTTTATCATCGCCTCTTCATGAGTACTGACTTCACATTCAAACACGTGGCGCACCGTGGCTGGATCAGCATAAGGAAGCGGGTAAAACATAGCGTTTCCTTGCTTTCCTTTCAGCTCAATGGGATTTAGCGAAGCGCTTAAAGGCCCAATAATGTGCAGTCCACTGTCCTGCATCTGTCTTGAAGCAAAGCCTAATCGCTCATGGCCATCATGATTACCGGCAATCATAATTACTGATATTTTAAGCTCGTTAACTAAGGTATTTAACACTTCATCGAGTAATGCTACTGCACTTGCTGGCGGCACTGAGCGATCATAAATATCACCTGCAATAATCAGTGCATCAACATCTTGCTCTTTTGCTATTTCGATAATTTGCTGCAAGACATAGCGCTGATCGTCTAGTAGCGACTGATTATGCAGTTGTCTGCCAATATGCCAGTCAGAAGTGTGGATAAATTTCATGCATTCTCGTTTAAAAATGAAGGAGATGAGAGAGTCTTCTATAGTAAGAAAAGCCTCCTTGCTATACAAGTGTGATTGCCCGTCTAGGGGCTATTGGTCTTTCAAGCTTAATTTTTGTTTGAATTCAATGCATTTAAGCCAAGACTTAAGCGATGGTGCTTAGCGAGCTAAGTGAAAAGCTCATCACGCAGCAATAAAAAGCATTGAAACGAACCCGAAGGGCAACGCTTCTTGGCTGTTTTTACTGCGCTGCAGGCTATTTGTGGAGAATAACTAAACGGCATAGTCTCCACCTTGTTAAAATAGTCAATAAACTGCGGCAAAAACAACCGTGAAAAATCAACATCCCCTAGTACGCTTATAGTGTGAAACCGGTTTAGAGCAATAGGTTTCTATTAGATCTTACTTTCGCATTTGAGAAAGCCAATTAACGATTAAGGGGGAGAATTTGGTTATTTGGGCTATTACCCGCATTAACTTTTTGTAATGAATCATCCACGTTGGTGCAAGGAGCGCAACGTACAATTCAGTTCTCAGCAAACAACTCATTAGGATAACAAAATGAAATGTACTAAATTAATCTGTATTGCACTGGCTTTCACACCACTAGCAGCCTTTGCCGACAAAGAAGATGATGCTCTAGCAACATTAGCACTGCAACGGGCGAATTTTAGCTTAGAGCAGGCAGTCGATAAGGTTACTACCGATTACGCCAAGCATATCGTCGAGTTTGAAATTGATGATCATAATAATCAAGCAACCTACGAAATTGAAGCGGTTAACCTTAAAGCGGAAGAGAAACATAAGATTGAATTAAGCCTTACTGATGGTGCCGTACTAAAACACAAAACTAAAAATAGCTTAAGCCGTTTAGACGATGAGGATCTTTTAGCTTTACAAGAGTTACAAGCCTCGAGCTTTAACTTAAGCACAACCATTGCCCAGTTGAAGCAAAAATATGCTGCCGATGTCATCGAATTTGAATTAGAGAATAAAAAAGGTATTACGTTCTACAAGTTTAAATTAATGGGTGAACAAGGCCTAACTCGTGTCATTGTAGATGTCACAACAGGTAAAGTTATACCTGTCATGAAGCGCTAATTCAGTCTATTTTATGGGGGAGAGGCACTCCCCTTAGGAGTATTTTTGCGAATTCTTGTTATTGAAGATAACCTAACAACTCGTCAATACTTACAAAAAGCCCTTAAAGAACAGGGTTATGAGATTGATTTGGCTGAAAATGGCCAAGATGGTTTATTTTTAGCCCTTGAAGGCGACTACCAATTAATTTTACTCGATCGGATGCTACCTAAACTAGATGGTTTAACGGTATTAACTACGTTAAGAAATGCGGGAAAACAAACACCCGTCTTAATTCTAAGTGCTTTAGACAGCGTTTCAGAACGAGTAAAAGGGCTGCGTGAGGGCAGTGATGATTATCTGATCAAACCTTTTGCTCTTTCTGAACTGCTGGTACGTATTGAGATATTGATTCAGCGTAAAGGTTCGAATAGTGACAAACAAACCAACGTCTTGCAGGTCGCAGATCTAAAGATGGAATTACTGTCTCGAAAAGTATTTAGAGGGAAAAATGAAGTTATTCTTCAACCCAAAGAGTTTAAGCTACTACGTTATTTAATGGAGCATAGCGGGCAAGTCGTGTCTCGCTCATTACTGTTTGAAGCCGTTTGGGATTATCAATTTGATCCACAAACTAATGTGATTGATGTGCATATGGCAAGATTACGAAAAAAGGTAGAATTTGATGGTCTTCCCTCCCTTCTTGAAACAGTACGTGGCGTTGGTTACCGCATGGTGGAACAGGGTTAAATCTGCTCACTCAGTTTGGCGTTTAACCCGCTTATATACAGGCTTATTACTATCAGTAGTCGCCATTTTGCTTGTTGTGTTGTACCAATTAAGCATTGGTCAAATGAACCGGCAACAACAATTACAAATGGCGAATATTATTGCTCAACAAACATTACTTGCTGAGCAATTGACGACTACGCAATTTGTTGAACAATTTGAACTACAAGCTCACAGCTCAAGACAATACATCTTAAGCTATCAAACTGAACAACAATCTATTGGTAGATTGAGTGAAGCCCCAACATTACCTCAATGCCCAAGCCTAAGTCGCTTCCCAATTTGGTTAGATCAATACGATGAAATTAGACTGGTTTCTGGTTGTGCACAGCCTTTAGGCTCGGGAACACTCATCGTCGCCGTTGATGATGAATCATTATATGAGCTTAAAGCACAATTCATAAGCGCATCTGCGATAGCTTTGTGTTTGGCCATCTTGTTAGGCCTAATAACAGGCTTAATTTTCTCCGTACGAGTGTTAAAACGCATCAATGGTTTTAACCAAGTGGCGTTGCAGGTTGAAGCAGGTCATCTTAGCGCGCGGGTTGCTATATCAGAGCAAAATGATGAATACGACCACATGGCCTCACATATCAATACTATGCTTAGTCAATTGCAACATTCTTTTGAAACTATAGCAGGAATAACTGATGCGATAGCCCATGATTTACGAACCCCACTTAGCCATTTAAGACAGCAAATTGAATCTGAAATATTAGATAAGCAGCTTGAAAACCTGCCAACTGAACAATTGGAATCGATGCTGCAGAAACTTGATGAAATACTATTCACTTTTAGCTCAATGCTTGAGCTTACCCGTTTGCAGCAGCAACGCGAGGAC
Encoded proteins:
- a CDS encoding response regulator transcription factor; amino-acid sequence: MRILVIEDNLTTRQYLQKALKEQGYEIDLAENGQDGLFLALEGDYQLILLDRMLPKLDGLTVLTTLRNAGKQTPVLILSALDSVSERVKGLREGSDDYLIKPFALSELLVRIEILIQRKGSNSDKQTNVLQVADLKMELLSRKVFRGKNEVILQPKEFKLLRYLMEHSGQVVSRSLLFEAVWDYQFDPQTNVIDVHMARLRKKVEFDGLPSLLETVRGVGYRMVEQG
- a CDS encoding PepSY domain-containing protein, whose protein sequence is MKCTKLICIALAFTPLAAFADKEDDALATLALQRANFSLEQAVDKVTTDYAKHIVEFEIDDHNNQATYEIEAVNLKAEEKHKIELSLTDGAVLKHKTKNSLSRLDDEDLLALQELQASSFNLSTTIAQLKQKYAADVIEFELENKKGITFYKFKLMGEQGLTRVIVDVTTGKVIPVMKR
- a CDS encoding exonuclease SbcCD subunit D — encoded protein: MKFIHTSDWHIGRQLHNQSLLDDQRYVLQQIIEIAKEQDVDALIIAGDIYDRSVPPASAVALLDEVLNTLVNELKISVIMIAGNHDGHERLGFASRQMQDSGLHIIGPLSASLNPIELKGKQGNAMFYPLPYADPATVRHVFECEVSTHEEAMIKLLEQVTEHDAKELPKVVISHCFLDGGSESDSERPISIGGADKISPSLFSDYQYTALGHLHGPQYKGSEQIRYSGSPLKYSFSEQNQKKSVTLVEFDSTGKADISLLPLYGKRDVRIVEGLLSDILVAGQTDPNRDDYLMVRLLDKSAILDAMGKLRAVYPNVLHLERTGLMAQNQQLDIGKEHIKKGELDMFSDFFSQVYGESLTEKQHSAIVDTIDSLHKGEQA
- a CDS encoding AAA family ATPase — its product is MRPIKLTMSAFGPFGGQQVTDFEALGVHPLFLINGPTGAGKTTLLDAICFALYGKTTGDEREGSQMRCDIANDDVLTEVTFTFALADNQYRIRRVPEQPRAKKSGDGYTVQKPEAQLYKLDADGTEHILVPSKVSEATTEIELLTGLDADQFRQVMVLPQGKFRELLMADSKDREKIFSQLFQTQIYRKIEDKLKFKAAAIKGAVRDHRNKRDGMLHNIAVESDEALSNELNNLAPKLAVAAEKKETAKLALIEVNKQFEMAKLLLNDFENLDKLKRTATELATRKETVDLQQSSLDAGQKALQLKPVLEMSLARDTEASQAQHMVSQARFAKQQTENALALSLTQYSSLAELELKLQQTQSEQQQLVQLVPQLQGLDSAQNALALASSQREQAQEKGVAAKAALDGLLAERTTAEQQVPQLECAAAELVNAQQALSGHSELIERFTHWQKAKSEVETTETALRAAKAQGQQLRQVFTQAQAQHQTLKLVWHRGQAAMLAQQLTVGQPCPVCGSAEHPNLAQSEQQLPTEEQLQQAQLAEDQAAEALTQARAKYSGLTTKLQEQIKVADELKQKIEQTAADSAALSVEQLREQQQALKKLVETASHATQQLARLREQLQTWQVKEQTLRTALDTERERYQGVQTQVATLQGQLEQLLVAIPEQYRTVDSLNSAITQSEQLFAKQQQSINVIRQSHTNALEQDASAKAALVSAEANLSQTTELADNAKISLSEQLASSGFSEQQALIQAMLPEAQLQQLAAEINQYQQDCVANQANLAQLHEKLQQQSKPELEDIAAQLNLLQTEQQQAEQEWQALQGRVTQLTNTQKQLNDADSQAKQLEDEYAIVGTLADVANGQTGNKVSLQRFVLSVLLDDVLLEASERLQLMSKGRYRLIRKEERAKGNKASGLELEVEDAYTSKVRPVATLSGGESFMAALSMALGLSNVVQAYAGGIKLDTLFIDEGFGSLDQDSLDLAVRTLMDLQSAGRMIGVISHVSEMKEQIGTRIDINKSAVGSEIFIVLP
- a CDS encoding HAMP domain-containing sensor histidine kinase, whose translation is MNRQQQLQMANIIAQQTLLAEQLTTTQFVEQFELQAHSSRQYILSYQTEQQSIGRLSEAPTLPQCPSLSRFPIWLDQYDEIRLVSGCAQPLGSGTLIVAVDDESLYELKAQFISASAIALCLAILLGLITGLIFSVRVLKRINGFNQVALQVEAGHLSARVAISEQNDEYDHMASHINTMLSQLQHSFETIAGITDAIAHDLRTPLSHLRQQIESEILDKQLENLPTEQLESMLQKLDEILFTFSSMLELTRLQQQREDNSQNFTNVNLQQVIIDAVDLIEPITENKHQFIALQLPSPLFIQGDATLLFRAVYNLLENASKYAGDNAQIEVRLTPNGFTIKDNGPGICDSEKEKVFQRLYRIEKSRGVAGFGLGLTLVKAIIQLHNGTIELLDNNPGLTVQITFAN